A genome region from Carassius gibelio isolate Cgi1373 ecotype wild population from Czech Republic chromosome A23, carGib1.2-hapl.c, whole genome shotgun sequence includes the following:
- the LOC127944378 gene encoding neuropeptides B/W receptor type 1-like, producing MQFKHTMDNKPIQSLCNMTSPDYNQTNCTSPTGMLYPDFYIWIPVMYSIICAVGLTGNTAVIYVILKAPKMKTVTNLFILNLAIADDLFTLVLPINIAEHLLNYWPFGEILCKVILSIDHYNIFSSIFFLTVMSVDRYLVVGSTLRSTRMPHRTYRSAKTVSLSVWAVVILIVMPFTVFAGVYVSPDDAESRKSCVLSFPSPESFWFKASRIYTLVLGFVIPVSTICILYSVLLYKLRRTRINSNGKALDKAKKRVTMMVFVVLAVCLFCWTPFHLSTVVALTSDLPTTPLVIGISYFITGLSYANSCLNPFLYAFFDDSFKKAFKKLLEC from the coding sequence ATGCAATTCAAACACACAATGGATAATAAACCAATCCAATCTTTATGCAACATGACCAGTCCGGACTACAACCAAACCAACTGCACGTCTCCAACCGGGATGCTCTACCCTGACTTCTACATTTGGATACCAGTTATGTACTCAATAATCTGCGCCGTGGGACTCACTGGCAATACCGCTGTCATTTATGTGATCTTGAAGGCGCCTAAAATGAAAACCGTCACCAACTTATTCATTTTGAATTTGGCAATCGCCGACGACCTTTTCACGTTGGTGTTGCCCATTAACATAGCCGAGCACCTGTTAAACTACTGGCCGTTTGGAGAGATTTTATGCAAAGTGATTCTGTCCATAGACCACTATAACATCTTCTCCAGCATCTTCTTCTTGACGGTGATGAGTGTGGACCGCTATCTGGTCGTGGGGTCCACGCTGCGCTCCACACGGATGCCCCACCGGACCTACAGGTCAGCCAAGACGGTCAGCCTGAGCGTCTGGGCTGTGGTCATTCTCATCGTGATGCCCTTCACCGTTTTCGCCGGTGTCTATGTGAGTCCCGACGACGCGGAGAGCAGGAAGAGCTGCGTTTTGAGTTTCCCAAGCCCTGAGAGTTTCTGGTTCAAAGCCAGTCGGATCTACACGCTGGTCCTCGGTTTTGTCATCCCGGTTTCGACCATTTGCATCCTCTATAGCGTGTTGCTCTATAAGCTGAGACGCACGCGGATCAACTCAAATGGAAAGGCTCTGGACAAAGCCAAGAAACGAGTCACAATGATGGTCTTCGTCGTGCTTGCCGTTTGCTTGTTCTGTTGGACACCCTTTCACCTGAGCACAGTGGTCGCCCTCACCTCAGACTTGCCCACCACCCCTCTGGTTATAGGAATTTCTTATTTCATCACCGGACTGAGTTATGCCAACTCGTGTCTTAATCCGTTCCTTTACGCTTTCTTCGACGATAGTTTCAAGAAGGCATTTAAGAAATTGCTGGAgtgctga
- the LOC127944388 gene encoding XK-related protein 7-like, whose amino-acid sequence MAAKSDGTAVSLQNDIQPTCLPEPEKRSPQWRLVGKEYSLLDCCWTLCALLVFFSDGASDLWLAADYYLRRDYWWFALTLVFIIIPSVVVQVLSFRWFAYDYLDSNGSGTAAAAMVAASNAESHFSTKDSDQRGAGRSAAVTGTRSNAESCCRACVWLFQSVVHVFQLAQVWRYVHALYLGVQSRWHGDREHKHFYWRTMFENADISMLRLLETFLKSAPQLVLQLSIMVQTSQVLPLQGLSASASLVSLGWMMASYQKALRDSRDDKLPMSYKAVVVHMLWHLFTVGARAMAFALFVSIFQLYFGIFIVAHWCAMTFWIIQGETDFCMSKWEEIIYNMMVGIVYIFCWFSVREGPTRCRLLLYSLIILGENMALTALWYIYRSPLTSDFYAVVVVCMVACSYALGTFFMFVYYCLLHPDGPVSGAYLGCCDVQMSAVSDPCVSSPTSAPPPLDVVSSPPRTLQRTKGGEAVPGGDVGEVFKMRTLKASRTAAPRLTPRTEGPVIRIDLPRKQYPAWDAHFIDRRLRKTILVLEAAAPVTPRIQYRCLGTPQEVMEYETTV is encoded by the exons ATGGCTGCGAAATCAGACGGTACAGCCGTTTCTTTGCAGAATGATATTCAGCCGACGTGCCTTCCCGAGCCGGAGAAGCGCTCGCCCCAGTGGCGTCTCGTCGGGAAGGAGTATTCGCTCCTGGACTGCTGCTGGACCCTCTGCGCCCTCTTGGTCTTTTTCTCGGACGGGGCTTCAGACCTGTGGCTAGCTGCCGACTACTATCTCAGGCGGGACTACTGGTGGTTCGCTCTGACACTCGTTTTTATCATCATTCCTTCTGTTGTGGTGCAGGTGCTTAGCTTCCGATGGTTCGCGTACGATTACTTGGACTCGAACGGGAGCGGCACGGCTGCGGCTGCTATGGTAGCGGCGTCCAATGCGGAGAGCCACTTCAGCACCAAGGACAGCGATCAGCGGGGCGCTGGCCGCTCCGCTGCGGTCACCGGAACCCGGAGCAACGCTGAGAGCTGCTGCAGAGCCTGCGTGTGGCTCTTCCAAAGCGTCGTGCACGTTTTTCAGCTGGCACAGGTCTGGAG GTATGTCCATGCCTTATATTTGGGTGTGCAAAGCCGCTGGCATGGGGACCGCGAGCACAAACACTTCTACTGGCGTACGATGTTTGAGAACGCTGACATCAGCATGCTGAGGCTGCTTGAGACCTTCCTGAAGAGCGCACCTCAGCTTGTTCTTCAACTCAGCATTATGGTCCAGACCAGCCAGGTCCTCCCTTTACAGG GTCTGTCTGCTTCAGCCTCGCTAGTGTCTCTGGGCTGGATGATGGCATCTTATCAGAAGGCATTACGGGACTCTCGTGATGACAAGCTCCCCATGTCATATAAAGCAGTGGTGGTGCACATGCTGTGGCACCTGTTCACAGTGGGAGCCCGCGCCATGGCCTTCGCCCTCTTTGTTTCCATTTTCCAGCTCTACTTTGGCATTTTCATCGTGGCCCACTGGTGTGCCATGACCTTCTGGATCATCCAAGGGGAGACAGACTTCTGCATGTCCAAGTGGGAGGAGATCATCTACAACATGATGGTAGGCATCGTGTACATATTCTGCTGGTTTAGCGTCCGTGAGGGCCCTACACGGTGCCGTCTGCTGCTTTACAGCCTCATAATCCTGGGAGAAAATATGGCCCTCACGGCCTTGTGGTATATATACCGCAGCCCACTCACTTCAGACTTTTACGCCGTGGTGGTGGTGTGCATGGTGGCGTGTAGCTACGCCCTGggtacattttttatgtttgtctACTACTGCCTTTTGCACCCTGATGGCCCTGTGTCTGGGGCCTATCTTGGATGTTGCGATGTCCAGATGAGTGCTGTTTCAGATCCTTGTGTCTCATCGCCCACCTCCGCTCCTCCTCCTCTGGATGTGGTGAGCAGCCCGCCGCGGACTCTGCAGAGAACTAAAGGAGGAGAGGCAGTACCAGGAGGAGATGTTGGAGAAGTGTTTAAAATGCGGACCCTTAAAGCCTCGCGAACCGCTGCGCCTCGCCTCACCCCAAGGACAGAGGGGCCAGTAATTCGCATCGACCTTCCCAGGAAGCAATACCCAGCCTGGGACGCCCACTTCATTGATCGCAGGCTGCGAAAGACCATTTTGGTACTGGAAGCCGCAGCTCCGGTCACACCAAGGATCCAGTACCGCTGTCTAGGCACACCGCAGGAAGTGATGGAATACGAGACGACAGTCTGA